In Neofelis nebulosa isolate mNeoNeb1 chromosome 10, mNeoNeb1.pri, whole genome shotgun sequence, one DNA window encodes the following:
- the P2RX3 gene encoding P2X purinoceptor 3 isoform X1: MNCVSDFFTYETTKSVVVKSWTIGVINRAVQLLIISYFVGWVFLHEKAYQVRDTAIESSVVTKVKGFGRYANRVMDVSDYVTPPQGTSVFVIITKMIVTENQMQGFCPESEEKYRCVSDSQCGPERFPSGGILTGRCVNYSSVLRTCEIQGWCPTEVDTVEMPVMMEAENFTIFIKNSIRFPLFNFEKGNLLPNLTAADMKTCRFHPEKAPFCPILRVGDVVKFAGQDFAKLASTGGVLGIKIGWVCDLDRAWDQCIPKYSFTRLDSVSEKSSVSPGYNFRFAKYYKLENGSEYRTLLKAFGIRFDVLVYGNAGKFNIIPTIISSVAAFTSVGVGTVLCDIILLNFLKGADQYKAKKFEEVDETTLKVTASANTVYPSDQTTEEKRSTDSGAYSIGH; the protein is encoded by the exons GGTGTTCTTACACGAGAAGGCTTACCAGGTGCGGGACACAGCCATCGAGTCCTCCGTCGTAACCAAGGTCAAGGGCTTTGGACGCTATGCCAACAGAGTCATGGACGTGTCTGATTATGTGACCCCACCCCAG GGTACCTCTGTCTTTGTCATCATCACCAAGATGATAGTTACTGAAAACCAGATGCAAGGATTCTGCCCAGAg AGCGAGGAGAAGTACCGCTGTGTATCAGACAGCCAGTGTGGGCCTGAGCGCTTCCCGAGTGGGG GGATCCTCACCGGCCGCTGCGTGAACTACAGCTCTGTGCTCCGGACCTGTGAGATCCAGGGCTGGTGCCCCACCGAGGTGGACACGGTGGAAAT GCCTGTCATGATGGAAGCTGAGAACTTCACTATTTTCATCAAGAACAGCATCCGTTTCCCCCTCTTCAACTTTGAGAA gggaAACCTCCTTCCCAACCTCACAGCCGCCGACATGAAGACGTGCCGTTTCCACCCTGAAAAGGCCCCCTTCTGCCCCATCTTGCGGGTGGGGGACGTGGTCAAGTTTGCAGGGCAGGATTTTGCCAAACTGGCCAGCACG GGCGGAGTTCTCGGCATTAAGATCGGCTGGGTGTGTGACCTCGACAGGGCCTGGGACCAGTGCATCCCCAAATACTCCTTCACCAGGCTCGACAGCGTGTCCGAGAAGAGCAGTGTCTCCCCAGGCTACAATTTCAG GTTCGCCAAGTACTACAAGCTGGAGAATGGCAGCGAATACCGCACACTCCTGAAGGCTTTTGGCATCCGCTTTGACGTGCTGGTGTACGGGAAT GCTGGCAAGTTCAACATCATCCCCACCATCATCAGCTCTGTGGCAGCCTTCACCTCCGTGGGAGTG ggGACTGTCCTCTGTGACATCATCCTGCTGAACTTCCTCAAGGGGGCCGACCAGTACAAAGCCAAGAAGTTTGAGGAG GTGGACGAGACGACGCTGAAGGTCACCGCCTCGGCCAACACAGTGTACCCCAGCGACCAGACCACCGAGGAGAAGCGGTCCACAGATTCGGGGGCCTACTCCATCGGCCACTAG